A stretch of Rhododendron vialii isolate Sample 1 chromosome 4a, ASM3025357v1 DNA encodes these proteins:
- the LOC131324643 gene encoding L-ascorbate peroxidase, cytosolic-like, which yields MGKCYPCVSEEYNKAVEKCKRKLRGFIAEQHIAPLILRLAFHSAGTYDVRTKTGGPFGTIRDPKELADGANNGMEIGVGLLEPIKEQFPILSYADFYQLAGVVSVEVTGGPEILFHPGRPDKSDVPPQGRLPDGRRGEPSHLRDVFHRMGLSDKDIVILSGAHTLGRAHRERSGFEGPWTNNPLIFDNNYFKELLSGEKEGLVQLPSDKALLIDPVFRPLVEKYAADEDAFFADYADAHLHLSELGWYKESH from the exons ATGGGAAAGTGCTATCCATGTGTGAGCGAGGAGTACAACAAGGCTGTTGAAAAATGCAAGAGGAAGCTAAGGGGTTTCATCGCTGAGCAGCACATTGCTCCTTTGATCCTCCGTTTGGc ATTTCACTCTGCTGGGACTTACGACGTGAGAACAAAAACAGGAGGGCCGTTTGGCACCATAAGGGACCCTAAGGAGCTCGCTGACGGAGCGAACAACGGCATGGAAATCGGAGTCGGGCTGCTGGAGCCAATCAAGGAGCAGTTTCCCATCCTGTCTTATGCAGACTTCTACCAG TTGGCTGGAGTTGTTTCTGTAGAAGTCACAGGGGGGCCTGAGATCCTTTTTCACCCTGGAAGACCG GACAAATCTGATGTACCTCCACAAGGTCGTTTGCCTGACGGCAGAAGAG GAGAGCCTAGCCATCTGAGAGACGTATTTCATCGTATGGGGCTCAGCGACAAAGATATTGTCATTCTATCCGGAGCTCATACCTTG GGAAGGGCTCACAGGGAGCGATCTGGATTCGAGGGACCTTGGACCAACAATCCTCTCATTTTCGACAATAACTACTTCAA GGAACTCCTTAGCGGAGAGAAGGAAGGTCTCGTCCAGCTGCCATCCGACAAAGCTCTTTTGATCGATCCCGTCTTCCGCCCTCTAGTTGAAAAATATGCTGCG GACGAGGATGCGTTTTTCGCAGATTATGCTGATGCTCATTTGCATCTCTCTGAGCTTGGGTGGTATAAGGAATCGCATTAA